A stretch of Vigna radiata var. radiata cultivar VC1973A unplaced genomic scaffold, Vradiata_ver6 scaffold_409, whole genome shotgun sequence DNA encodes these proteins:
- the LOC106778319 gene encoding uncharacterized protein LOC106778319 — translation MTDFILSFYEGLSPTDRSWADAASGGSFLDRSPEDGIDLIERKAVDNQQYGTRENSCGICISTDHYTDECPSLMETTVETSSQAFAANTFGGNRPYKNYHDSSSNRYQQNMQPYVPLQQRQPYVPPQQRHQPQPEMSLLRTGKQVQGPEVQEDEDKKKEEEQVDDNGGPNEPSPETTTEKSRLVPPNSSSKKSSSSYSPPPPYPNRLKLRNKKIEELDQEILNIFKKVEINIPLLDVVKQIPKYAKFLKEICTNRRRFKDKEVVNLGRNVSSLIKKNIEIPRKCKDPEEELEKEKAKRKPKRSTIDDGVKTAGCPQAFTYDAFLSPVGLSTEEVGGMRNKEGAMSPNSPGRKSDNQS, via the exons ATGACAGACTTCATTCTAAGCTTTTATGAAGGCTTAAGTCCAACTGATAGGTCATGGGCAGATGCAGCAAGCGGAGGATCTTTCTTAGACAGGTCACCAGAAGATGGGATAGATCTAATAGAACGGAAGGCAGTAGATAATCAACAAtatggaacaagagaaaattca TgtggaatttgcatttcaactGATCACTACACTGATGAATGTCCTAGCTTGATGGAAACTACTGTGGAAACCTCATCCCAAGCTTTTGCTGCGAACACGTTTGGAGGAAATAGACCATACAAGAATTATCATGATTCATCCTCCAATAGGTATCAACAGAACATGCAACCTTATGTTCCACTTCAACAAAGgcaaccttatgttccacctcAACAAAGGCATCAACCTCAGCCTGAAATGTCACT TTTAAGAACGGGTAAGCAAGTACAAGGACCTGAAGTCCAAGAGGatgaagataaaaagaaagaagaagaacaagttgATGACAATGGAGGACCAAATGAACCATCACCTGAGACTACCACTGAAAAATCCAGGTTAGTACCTCCTAACTCTTCTTCTAAAAAatcttcttcatcttattcTCCACCTCCTCCATATCCCAATCGGTTGAAGctgagaaacaaaaaaattgaggaGTTAGACCAAGAGAtcttgaatattttcaaaaaagtgGAGATCAACATTCCCTTGCTAGATGTTGTTAAGCAAATCCCTAAATACGccaagtttttaaaagaaatttgcacaaatagaAGGCGTTTTAAGGATAAAGAGGTTGTGAATTTAGGAAGAAATGTGTCAAGCTTGATTAAGAAGAATATTGAAATACCGCGAAAATGCAAGGATCCAG AGGAAGAGTTGGAGAAAGAGAAGGccaaaagaaaacctaaaaggTCAACTATAGATGATGGTGTTAAAACTGCTGGATGTCCACAAGCATTTACTTACGATGCATTCCTTTCACCTGTTGGTTTGTCGACCGAGGAAGTGGGTGGAATGAGGAACAAAGAAGGTGCAATGTCGCCAAATTCACCGGGTAGAAAGTCTGACAACCAATCATAG